A single Pedobacter sp. PACM 27299 DNA region contains:
- a CDS encoding MFS transporter, with protein sequence MEQKNDKKVIRSWAFFDWANSAYNLVITSTIFPAYYTIITTTAEHGDQVKFFGYTFTNTALSNYALSAAYLVMVILMPLLSATADYRGNKKIFMKIFTYIGSFACMGLFFFKLESLELGIILFAIAAMGYIGGVLFNNSYLPEIATKDQQDRVSAQGFAYGYVGSVILQVICFVFVLKPELFGITDGSLPARLSFLLVGIWWVAFAQIPFRKLPAGSPNYTAINKSLVHNGFGELRKVWQQLKQMNFLKHYLIAFFFYSMGVQTVMLAAAGFGEKTLHLGTSKLIAVILIMQLVAIWGAMWMSRFAKKIGNINVLILVVMVWVGACVAAYYTTNEFEFYGLAAVVGLIMGGIQSLSRSTYSKFLPENTPDTASFFSFYDVTEKLAVVIGLFSFAYIEEQTGSIRNSVLALVSFFVIGLIFLLLLKKAEPKLVKG encoded by the coding sequence ATGGAACAAAAAAACGACAAGAAAGTCATCCGGTCATGGGCTTTTTTTGATTGGGCAAATTCTGCTTATAATTTAGTTATTACTTCAACAATTTTTCCCGCTTATTATACGATTATCACTACGACTGCTGAGCATGGCGATCAGGTAAAGTTTTTCGGATATACTTTTACGAATACAGCTTTATCTAATTATGCACTTTCGGCTGCATATTTAGTGATGGTGATTTTAATGCCCCTGCTTTCCGCCACTGCGGATTATCGCGGAAACAAGAAAATATTCATGAAGATCTTTACCTATATCGGAAGTTTTGCCTGTATGGGTTTGTTTTTCTTTAAACTGGAAAGCCTGGAATTGGGCATTATCCTTTTTGCCATTGCGGCCATGGGGTATATCGGTGGGGTATTGTTTAACAACTCTTATCTTCCGGAAATCGCCACTAAGGACCAGCAAGATCGGGTGAGTGCACAGGGTTTTGCTTATGGTTATGTAGGGAGCGTGATTCTGCAGGTCATTTGTTTCGTATTTGTACTAAAACCAGAGCTTTTTGGCATTACTGATGGTTCTTTGCCGGCAAGACTGTCTTTTTTACTGGTAGGGATTTGGTGGGTCGCTTTTGCACAGATACCTTTTCGTAAATTGCCGGCTGGAAGTCCAAATTATACGGCTATAAATAAGAGCCTCGTGCATAATGGCTTTGGTGAACTGCGTAAAGTCTGGCAGCAATTAAAGCAGATGAATTTTTTAAAACACTATTTGATTGCTTTTTTCTTTTACTCGATGGGGGTGCAGACGGTGATGCTGGCAGCGGCTGGTTTTGGAGAGAAAACCTTGCATTTGGGAACTTCTAAATTAATTGCTGTAATTTTAATCATGCAGCTAGTGGCCATCTGGGGTGCCATGTGGATGTCTAGGTTTGCCAAAAAGATTGGAAATATAAATGTGCTGATTCTGGTGGTTATGGTATGGGTGGGGGCTTGCGTTGCTGCTTATTACACTACTAATGAATTTGAATTTTATGGCTTGGCAGCAGTAGTTGGCCTGATTATGGGTGGGATTCAGTCATTATCGAGGTCTACGTACTCTAAGTTTTTACCTGAAAATACACCAGATACGGCTTCCTTTTTCAGTTTCTATGATGTAACAGAAAAACTGGCGGTAGTGATAGGGCTTTTTAGTTTTGCTTATATTGAGGAGCAAACCGGCAGCATCAGAAATTCTGTGCTGGCATTGGTCTCCTTTTTTGTAATAGGTTTGATATTTTTACTGCTGTTAAAAAAGGCAGAACCAAAATTGGTTAAAGGTTAA
- a CDS encoding (Fe-S)-binding protein, which translates to MKIELFVPCFVDQLYPETAFNTIKLLEKAGCEVFYNSAQTCCGQPAYNSGYWEQAKETGTKFLSDFSGTDYIVAPSASCVGMVKSGYSDLFTNTNLHNKCRSIQQHVYELSDFLVNVLKRDYFGAELDGKAVYHDSCSGLRECKIKEEPRQLLSKVHGLEMVEMKDTDMCCGFGGTFSVKFDAISSAMAEQKVNNALEMGAEYVISTDLSCLMHLQGYIDKNNIPLKTMHLADVLANGWLESTEY; encoded by the coding sequence ATGAAGATAGAATTGTTTGTTCCTTGTTTTGTTGACCAGTTATATCCTGAGACTGCATTTAATACGATAAAGCTATTGGAGAAGGCGGGTTGTGAGGTGTTTTATAATTCTGCACAGACCTGCTGCGGTCAGCCGGCTTATAACTCCGGATATTGGGAGCAGGCGAAAGAGACAGGAACGAAGTTTTTAAGTGATTTTTCCGGTACAGATTATATTGTGGCGCCTTCTGCATCCTGCGTTGGCATGGTGAAGAGTGGTTATAGTGATTTGTTTACCAATACCAATCTTCATAATAAATGCCGCAGCATTCAGCAGCATGTATATGAGCTTTCTGATTTCCTGGTGAACGTGTTGAAAAGAGATTATTTTGGTGCGGAACTGGATGGAAAAGCAGTTTATCATGATTCCTGCAGTGGATTGAGAGAGTGTAAGATTAAGGAAGAACCGCGTCAGCTGCTGTCTAAAGTACATGGGCTGGAGATGGTCGAAATGAAGGATACGGATATGTGCTGCGGATTTGGCGGTACGTTTTCTGTGAAGTTTGATGCGATTTCTTCAGCTATGGCTGAGCAAAAAGTAAATAATGCCCTGGAAATGGGCGCTGAATATGTGATCTCGACCGATTTATCCTGTCTGATGCACTTGCAGGGATATATCGATAAAAACAACATTCCTTTGAAAACAATGCATTTGGCAGATGTTTTAGCGAATGGCTGGTTAGAAAGTACAGAGTATTAA
- the thrS gene encoding threonine--tRNA ligase translates to MINITLPDGSSRQYEKGITAHQIALSISEGLARNVLAAEVNGEIWDSSRAIESDSTVKLLTWNDAAGKATFWHSSAHLMAEALEALYPGTKFGIGPAIETGFYYDVDFGDREFSSDDFKAIEAKMIELAKQKQVFVRESVSKADAIKYFTEKGDEYKLDLLEGLEDGKITFYNQGEFTDLCRGPHIPNTGFVKAVKLMNVAGAYWRGDETKKQLTRIYGVTFPKASELTEYLHMIEEAKKRDHRKLGKELELFAFSEKVGMGLPLWLPKGAALRERLVQFLTKAQAKSGYEQVVTPHIGHKNLYITSGHYEKYGKDAFQPIKTPQEGEEFFLKPMNCPHHCEIYKVKPRSYKDLPLRFAEFGTVYRYEQSGELHGLTRVRGFTQDDAHLFCRPDQVKEEFKKVIDLVLYVFKSLGFNDYTAQISLRDPENKTKYIGTDENWALAESAIIEAAAEKELPTVVEYGEAAFYGPKLDFMVKDALGRKWQLGTIQVDYNLPERFELEYTGSDNLKHRPVMIHRAPFGSLERFIAVLIEHCAGNFPLWLSPEQFIILPISEKYEDYAKKVSDELNNSDIRGLIDFRDEKIGRKIRDAEVKKIPYMLIIGEKEMAEGKVSVRKHGTGDLGEMTQQEFSELLIKEITI, encoded by the coding sequence ATGATTAATATTACACTGCCTGATGGTTCTAGCCGTCAGTATGAAAAGGGTATAACAGCCCATCAGATTGCACTCTCTATTTCAGAGGGATTAGCGCGCAACGTATTAGCTGCGGAAGTAAACGGTGAAATTTGGGATTCTTCCAGGGCAATTGAAAGCGATTCAACTGTAAAGTTGCTGACCTGGAATGATGCTGCTGGTAAGGCTACATTCTGGCATTCTTCTGCCCACCTTATGGCGGAAGCATTAGAGGCTTTATATCCGGGTACAAAATTCGGTATTGGTCCTGCTATTGAAACTGGATTTTACTATGATGTAGATTTCGGCGACAGGGAGTTTTCTTCGGATGATTTCAAAGCGATTGAAGCGAAGATGATTGAGCTTGCTAAGCAAAAACAAGTTTTTGTAAGGGAGAGCGTTTCTAAAGCGGATGCAATTAAATATTTTACAGAAAAAGGTGATGAGTACAAACTGGACCTGTTAGAAGGACTGGAAGATGGAAAGATCACATTCTATAACCAAGGTGAGTTTACAGATCTTTGTCGTGGGCCGCACATTCCAAATACCGGTTTTGTTAAAGCGGTAAAATTGATGAATGTTGCAGGTGCTTACTGGCGCGGTGATGAAACTAAAAAACAATTAACCCGTATTTATGGGGTAACTTTCCCTAAAGCGTCTGAGCTGACTGAGTACCTTCACATGATTGAAGAGGCGAAGAAAAGAGATCATCGTAAGTTGGGTAAAGAACTGGAATTATTTGCTTTCTCTGAGAAAGTAGGTATGGGATTACCATTGTGGCTGCCAAAAGGTGCTGCTTTGCGTGAGCGTCTGGTTCAGTTTTTAACGAAAGCACAGGCAAAATCAGGATATGAGCAGGTAGTTACGCCTCATATTGGCCATAAGAATTTATACATTACTTCTGGTCACTACGAGAAGTATGGTAAAGATGCTTTTCAACCAATTAAAACCCCACAAGAAGGGGAGGAGTTTTTCCTTAAACCGATGAACTGCCCTCACCACTGTGAGATTTATAAAGTAAAACCTCGTTCTTACAAGGACCTTCCTTTGCGTTTTGCAGAGTTTGGAACGGTATACCGTTACGAGCAGAGTGGTGAGCTTCATGGCTTAACCAGGGTTCGTGGCTTTACTCAGGATGATGCGCATTTGTTTTGTCGCCCGGATCAGGTAAAAGAAGAATTCAAAAAAGTAATTGACCTGGTATTGTATGTATTTAAGTCTCTTGGATTTAACGACTACACTGCACAGATTTCTTTGAGAGATCCTGAAAATAAAACGAAGTACATTGGTACTGATGAAAACTGGGCTTTGGCGGAATCGGCGATCATTGAGGCTGCTGCGGAAAAAGAATTACCTACTGTAGTAGAATACGGTGAGGCTGCATTCTATGGTCCGAAGTTAGACTTTATGGTGAAAGATGCACTGGGCAGAAAATGGCAGTTGGGAACAATCCAGGTAGATTATAACTTACCTGAGCGTTTTGAATTGGAATATACTGGCAGTGACAACTTAAAGCACCGTCCGGTGATGATCCATAGGGCACCATTCGGTTCTTTAGAGCGTTTTATCGCGGTATTGATCGAGCATTGCGCTGGTAATTTCCCATTATGGCTTTCTCCGGAGCAATTTATTATCCTTCCGATCTCAGAAAAGTATGAAGATTATGCAAAAAAAGTTTCAGATGAGCTAAATAATTCCGATATTCGCGGTTTGATTGACTTCCGGGACGAGAAAATTGGAAGGAAAATCAGAGACGCTGAGGTGAAAAAAATCCCTTATATGCTGATCATCGGAGAGAAGGAAATGGCGGAAGGAAAGGTTTCAGTAAGGAAACACGGCACAGGAGATTTAGGTGAAATGACTCAGCAAGAGTTTAGTGAATTATTAATTAAAGAAATAACAATTTAA
- the infC gene encoding translation initiation factor IF-3, giving the protein MALGRPGFNRGPRPPFKKKEAEHNINQFIRAQEVRLAGDNVEPGIYPLAKALALADELELDLVEISPNAVPPVCRIIDYSKFVYEQKKKQKEIKANAKQTVIKEIRFGPNTNDHDFQFKLKHAISFLENGEKVRAYVHFKGRAIVYKEQGEILLLKFAQALEDIGKVELLPKLEGKRMFLTLAPKVAKK; this is encoded by the coding sequence TTGGCATTAGGCAGACCAGGATTTAACAGGGGACCACGTCCTCCTTTTAAGAAAAAAGAAGCAGAACATAATATTAATCAGTTTATCAGAGCTCAGGAGGTTAGATTAGCTGGAGATAATGTTGAACCGGGGATCTATCCTTTGGCAAAAGCTTTAGCCCTTGCCGACGAATTGGAATTGGATCTTGTTGAGATTTCTCCAAATGCAGTGCCTCCGGTATGTCGGATCATTGATTACAGTAAGTTTGTTTACGAGCAGAAGAAAAAGCAGAAGGAGATTAAAGCAAACGCAAAACAGACTGTCATTAAGGAGATCCGTTTTGGTCCTAACACAAATGATCATGATTTTCAATTTAAGTTGAAACACGCGATCAGTTTCCTTGAAAACGGAGAGAAAGTTAGGGCTTACGTGCACTTTAAAGGTAGAGCGATTGTTTACAAAGAGCAGGGAGAGATTCTATTGCTTAAGTTTGCACAAGCGCTTGAAGATATCGGTAAAGTTGAGCTATTACCTAAGTTAGAGGGTAAGCGTATGTTTTTAACGCTGGCTCCAAAAGTTGCTAAGAAATAA
- the rpmI gene encoding 50S ribosomal protein L35, producing the protein MPKMKTNSSAKKRFKLTGTGKIARKNAYKSHILTKMSTKRKRNLGHTSMVSAADMGNVKRMLAIGK; encoded by the coding sequence ATGCCAAAAATGAAAACCAATTCCAGTGCTAAAAAGCGTTTTAAGCTTACTGGAACAGGTAAAATTGCAAGGAAGAATGCCTACAAAAGCCACATCTTAACTAAGATGTCGACTAAACGTAAGCGTAATTTGGGTCACACTTCAATGGTGTCCGCAGCTGATATGGGCAACGTTAAGCGTATGCTTGCCATCGGTAAATAA
- the rplT gene encoding 50S ribosomal protein L20: protein MPRSVNAVASRRRRKKVLNMAKGYWGSRSKVFTIAKNTVEKGLQYAYRDRKVKKREFRGLWIQRINAGARQHGISYSQLIGKLATANIGLNRKVLADLAMNHPAAFKAVIDAVK from the coding sequence ATGCCACGTTCGGTAAACGCAGTAGCTTCGAGAAGAAGAAGGAAAAAAGTCCTAAATATGGCCAAAGGCTATTGGGGATCAAGAAGTAAGGTTTTCACAATCGCTAAAAATACGGTAGAAAAAGGTTTGCAATATGCATACCGTGACCGTAAAGTTAAGAAAAGAGAATTCCGTGGATTATGGATTCAACGTATCAACGCTGGAGCTCGTCAACATGGTATTTCTTACTCTCAATTGATCGGTAAATTAGCGACTGCAAACATCGGTTTAAACCGTAAAGTTTTAGCTGATTTAGCAATGAACCATCCAGCAGCTTTCAAAGCAGTTATTGATGCAGTAAAATAG
- the bioD gene encoding dethiobiotin synthase: MNNTYFITGIGTGIGKTIVSAILTQKLESDYWKPIQSGDLDQSDSLSIKDLISSTKTVIHPEQYRLSQPLSPHLSARLDGIEIKAQDLKLPVTNNHLIIEGAGGLMVPINEKELILDLIPVLNAKLIIVSQNYLGSINHTLLTLEVLKSRNIQVEGIIFNGGANKESESYIANYTGITILGHIPKLASLNKESIAEAGKFIQL, encoded by the coding sequence ATGAACAATACGTATTTCATTACAGGAATCGGTACAGGCATCGGAAAAACGATCGTTAGCGCCATCCTGACCCAAAAACTTGAATCAGATTACTGGAAACCCATACAATCCGGAGATCTAGACCAAAGCGACAGCTTGTCTATCAAAGATCTGATCAGCAGTACAAAAACAGTAATCCATCCGGAGCAATATAGATTAAGTCAGCCCCTGTCACCGCATTTATCTGCCAGATTGGACGGCATTGAAATCAAGGCTCAAGACCTAAAACTGCCTGTAACCAACAACCATTTAATCATTGAAGGTGCTGGCGGACTAATGGTACCAATTAACGAGAAAGAATTGATCCTGGACCTCATCCCAGTATTAAATGCAAAACTGATCATCGTTTCACAGAATTATCTGGGCAGCATCAATCATACCCTGCTAACGCTGGAAGTATTGAAATCAAGAAATATTCAGGTGGAAGGAATCATCTTCAATGGAGGGGCAAATAAAGAATCTGAAAGTTATATTGCCAACTATACTGGCATCACCATCCTTGGGCATATCCCAAAATTAGCAAGCTTAAACAAGGAATCCATTGCGGAAGCCGGAAAATTCATCCAGCTTTAA
- a CDS encoding aminotransferase class I/II-fold pyridoxal phosphate-dependent enzyme, with amino-acid sequence MNKTWQFILHKLQDRKEKGSLRKLSSNPYPIDFCSNDYLGFSRSAELQQNISDTLSQIPHSAIGSGGSRLLSGNHAYTEETEELISDFHQAESGLIFNSGYDANVGLISSLAQRGDTIISDELIHASLIDGARLSHANRYTFKHNNIEALEAKLKLATGNIYVLVESVYSMDGDLAPLQEINACCKKYEANLIVDEAHAIGIFGVYGKGRVQELGLEKEVFARVVTFGKALGCHGAIVLGNAPLREYLLNYARSFIYTTAAPLHSIASINCAYQLLASADHTPWIQQTIQQYSNALKSAGYRGLTSQSTIQTIRYQSNTSAKNAAASLQQKGFDIRAIVSPTVPIGTERLRICLHTYNTEEEINALIQSLVLLK; translated from the coding sequence ATGAATAAGACCTGGCAGTTTATACTACACAAGTTACAGGATAGAAAGGAAAAAGGATCATTGAGAAAATTGTCCAGCAATCCCTATCCCATCGACTTTTGCTCAAACGATTACCTGGGCTTTTCCAGATCAGCAGAACTGCAGCAAAATATCTCCGATACCCTCAGCCAAATCCCACATTCGGCTATTGGTTCTGGCGGCTCGAGGTTACTCAGCGGCAACCACGCCTACACGGAGGAAACCGAAGAGTTGATCTCAGATTTTCACCAGGCAGAAAGCGGCTTGATCTTTAACTCCGGCTATGATGCCAATGTTGGTTTGATTTCCAGCCTGGCACAGCGTGGAGATACCATCATATCCGATGAATTGATCCATGCCAGTCTGATTGATGGTGCGCGGCTCAGTCACGCCAACCGATATACCTTTAAGCACAATAATATAGAAGCCCTGGAAGCCAAACTAAAACTGGCCACAGGAAACATATATGTCCTGGTAGAAAGCGTTTATTCCATGGATGGCGACCTTGCCCCCCTGCAGGAAATCAATGCTTGCTGTAAGAAATATGAAGCCAATCTGATCGTAGACGAAGCGCATGCCATAGGCATATTCGGGGTTTATGGAAAGGGACGAGTGCAGGAACTTGGCCTGGAAAAAGAAGTATTTGCACGCGTGGTCACTTTCGGAAAAGCACTCGGCTGTCACGGGGCAATTGTTTTAGGAAATGCACCTTTAAGAGAATACCTGCTCAATTATGCCCGATCCTTTATTTATACGACTGCTGCACCGCTCCACAGCATCGCGAGCATCAACTGCGCCTATCAGCTGCTGGCTTCAGCAGACCATACACCATGGATCCAGCAAACCATCCAGCAATACAGCAATGCACTGAAATCAGCAGGCTATCGGGGGCTTACCAGCCAAAGCACCATTCAAACCATTCGGTACCAGAGCAATACTTCCGCGAAAAACGCAGCAGCAAGCTTACAGCAAAAGGGATTTGACATCCGTGCAATTGTGAGCCCTACCGTTCCTATTGGGACAGAAAGATTACGGATTTGCCTGCATACCTACAATACAGAAGAAGAAATTAACGCCTTGATCCAATCATTGGTTTTATTAAAATAA
- a CDS encoding XRE family transcriptional regulator has protein sequence MSNISPNLKYLRKKKGLTQQQFADAMGIKRSLIGAYEEDRAEPKYDLLKKIAEFFDLTIDEFINESISDSWKPKLKSQGSNLRILSISVDKDDKENIEMVPVKASAGYLNGFSDPEYIKDLPKFQLPLPFLKQGTFRAFEILGDSMLPIQSGSIILAEYLDNWNDVKIGETYIVISKNEGVVYKRAGNKFKENKELKLVSDNKLYDPYTISSDDILEIWKAKAFISSTLPDPTPEPSIETLSSMMAQMQKSISQLNKN, from the coding sequence ATGTCAAATATCTCCCCTAACCTAAAGTATCTAAGAAAGAAAAAAGGCCTCACACAGCAACAATTCGCTGATGCTATGGGGATTAAGAGATCGCTTATTGGTGCCTACGAAGAAGACCGCGCAGAACCAAAATACGATTTGCTAAAAAAAATAGCAGAATTCTTTGACCTCACTATTGATGAGTTTATCAATGAAAGTATCAGCGATAGCTGGAAACCGAAGCTAAAAAGCCAGGGATCTAACCTAAGAATACTCAGTATTTCGGTAGATAAAGACGATAAAGAGAACATTGAAATGGTGCCGGTAAAAGCAAGTGCAGGCTACCTGAACGGATTCTCTGACCCAGAATACATCAAAGACTTACCGAAGTTTCAACTGCCACTCCCCTTCCTAAAACAAGGGACATTCAGAGCTTTCGAAATTTTGGGAGATTCTATGCTGCCTATCCAATCCGGAAGTATCATCCTAGCCGAATACCTTGACAACTGGAATGATGTTAAAATTGGAGAAACCTATATTGTCATCAGTAAAAATGAAGGCGTAGTCTATAAAAGAGCGGGTAATAAATTCAAAGAGAACAAAGAATTGAAACTCGTTTCCGACAATAAACTCTACGATCCTTATACCATCTCCTCAGATGACATCCTGGAAATATGGAAAGCAAAAGCCTTTATCTCTTCTACACTTCCAGATCCAACACCAGAACCAAGTATCGAAACACTGAGCAGCATGATGGCACAAATGCAGAAATCAATCTCTCAGCTCAATAAAAACTAA
- a CDS encoding GIY-YIG nuclease family protein yields MKKFVYIVTDRNRKSLHVGMSSDLIKTLDFYKQMPNLFFDCGQQLTRLVYFEEFKTEAQALGRFKVISRFTRIQKERMVRSCNPNWIDLTIGLDFEHILSSKPLVNQVALPFNIMS; encoded by the coding sequence ATGAAGAAATTTGTATATATCGTAACCGATAGAAACCGCAAGAGTTTACATGTTGGAATGAGCTCTGATCTAATTAAAACGCTTGACTTTTACAAGCAGATGCCGAATCTGTTTTTTGATTGTGGGCAGCAGCTCACCAGATTGGTATATTTCGAAGAATTCAAGACTGAGGCCCAGGCATTGGGTAGGTTTAAGGTGATCAGTCGTTTTACAAGGATACAGAAGGAGCGGATGGTGAGGTCTTGCAATCCAAATTGGATTGACCTGACGATAGGGCTGGATTTTGAACATATCCTCAGCAGTAAGCCCCTGGTAAATCAGGTAGCACTGCCATTTAACATCATGTCTTAA